From Glycine soja cultivar W05 chromosome 4, ASM419377v2, whole genome shotgun sequence, the proteins below share one genomic window:
- the LOC114408464 gene encoding universal stress protein PHOS32 gives MSIGMETVMEEEEYNYREVRLPSLIAVVGEPELGRETGERRRGRDIIIAIDHGPNTKHAFDWALVHLCRLADTIHLVHAVSDLHNQVVYDITQGLMEKLAIEAFQVLMVKTVARIVEGDPGKVICKEAERIKPAAVVMGTRGRSLIQSVLQGSVGEYCFHHCKAAPVVIVPGKEAGDASIL, from the exons ATGAGTATAGGAATGGAGACAGTGATGGAAGAGGAAGAATACAACTATAGAGAAGTGAGGCTTCCTTCTCTGATAGCAGTGGTGGGCGAGCCAGAGCTGGGGAGGGAAACAGGGGAAAGGAGAAGAGGAAGGGACATAATAATAGCCATAGATCATGGCCCCAATACCAAACATGCTTTCGATTGGGCTCTGGTTCACCTTTGCAGGCTCGCTGATACCATCCATCTCGTTCACGCCGTTTCCG acTTGCATAACCAAGTTGTCTACGACATAACCCAGGGTCTTATGGAGAAATTAGCCATTGAGGCTTTTCAAGTACTAATG GTGAAAACAGTAGCTCGAATTGTGGAAGGTGATCCAGGAAAAGTAATTTGCAAGGAAGCAGAGAGGATCAAACCTGCAGCTGTGGTTATGGGGACCCGAGGCAGAAGCTTGATTCAAAG TGTGCTACAGGGAAGTGTTGGTGAGTACTGCTTTCACCACTGTAAAGCAGCACCTGTTGTTATTGTTCCTGGAAAAG AGGCTGGAGATGCGTCAATCCTCTAG